TGTATTTTAAAAAGCCATTGTTTTTTTATATAAAGCATATAATAACTTGTCTCTTCACTAGTGATATTATTACAAGAGTGAATTATATTTGGATTTACTATTGCTAAACTATCTTTTTCAATTATATATTTATTGTTTTTATTTGCATATTCTCTTTTTCCACTAACTAAAGCACCTATTGATAAATCATCGTGCAAGTGTTCTTTATAGTTTAATTTGGTCTTAGAGTATCTTAGTTCAATATAAGGAATTTTCTCATCTATAAAAAATTGAGTTTTATTCATTTTAAATTATTTTATCAATCCAATCTCTTTGAAATATTTTTTAGCACCACTATGTAAGGGAGCAGATAATCCTACTAAAAAAGATTTTTTTGTAATAGGGCTAAGTGCTAGGTGGGCTTTTTTAAATTCATTAAAATTTTCCATAATCTGTTTTACTAGGGTATAAACAGCTTTATCACTCATATCAGCACTTGCAACTAATACAGCTTTTACTCCAAAGGTTGGTATGTCATTTGGGTTTCCCCTATAAATACCACCTGGAATATCAGTTTTTGTGAAGTATGGATGTTCTTTAACAAACTTATCAACTTTTGCTCCTGTGATTGGGACAATTATAGTATCTGTAGAGTTTGAGGCATCTTTAATATTCGCTGTTGGATGACCGACCATATAAAAGTATCCATCAAGTTTATTATCCCTTAGGGCATCTGGCATTGCTGAAGATTTTAGATTACCAACATATGATAAATCAGATGTTTCTATATTTAAAGTTTTAAATAAAGCTAATGCAGTGGCTTCAGTGCCTGAGCCTAGATTTCCTATATTTATTCTTTTCCCTTTTATATCCGTAATGCCATTTATATTTGCATCTTTTCTTGTAACTAAAGTAAATGATTCAGGATAAATAGCAAGTACTGATCTTAATTTAGGAAATTCTTCACCCTTAAATTTCCCTATACCTTTTGATGCTTGATAAACAATATCTGATTGAACAATTGCAAAATCTAATTCACCACTTTTTATTGCTTTTACATTAAAAACAGAACCACCTGTTGATTCAATAGAACATCTAATATTTGTTTTTTCTTTTGCTTTATTTACAAACTTACAGATTTTCCCACCAGTTGGATAATATGTTCCAGTTACTCCACCTGTACCTATTGTAATAAATTGTGTAGCAAATAAAAAAGTAGGTATAGAACCTAAAAATACCAATAATATAAATTTTTTCATAATAACTCTTCTGATTGTTCTTTGTTTTTATTATACACATAAAAGCTACAAAATAGGTAAAAATATTTTATTTATCTTTTTTATATATAGATATTAATATTCCCAAAAGTATCAATATTGTAGAAATTATCAGAGTAGAAGTTATCTTTTCATTTAAGAATAATACTCCTAAAAATATAGCAAGTGGGGGTATTAAAAGTTGTAAAATCCCAGAAGTTATAATTTTCATATTTGGAAGTAAGTAGTACCATAAAAGATAACCAATAGAAGAAGTTATTCCTCCTGATATAAATGCTAAAGTTATCCCATAGCTTGAAAGCTTTACATTATGAACAAATAATGCAAAAAATATAATCGCAAAAAGAAGAGATTTTGTAAAGTTATCGGTTGTATTTAGTGTGGCATTTGATGATTTTTTCCCAAAGATTGTATAAAGTCCCCACGCAACTCCTGATATCATCATCAAAATAGAGTGATAAAGTGATACTTCAAAACCTTCACTTGGGTACAGTAAATAAATCAATCCTATAAAAGCCAAGGTTATCCCTAAAGCTTTTTTAAGATTAATACTCTCTTTTTTTATCAAGGCTGTGATTATAATAGTTAATTGTACCATTGCAAATAGTATTAAAGCTCCAAGTCCTGCATCTAAATTTATATAAGCATAGGAAAAACAAATAGCATACAAAAAAAGTAAAAAGGAAGTATGCCAGTTTTTATTTAGGGTTAAATTCAGTTTTTTTTCTTTTAAAAATAAAATAACTACTAGAGTCAAAGCTCCAAAAAAAAGTCTAAAAAATGTAAAAGAATATGGATCAATTGAATTATTTATTAATGCAGCCCTTGCTAAAACTGAGCTTGTTGCAAAGAAAAACAGAGTAAGAGAAACAAGCAAAACAAGTTTTATATTCATCATTTTATTTAAACTCTGGATTATTTTTAAGAAACTCTTCTACTTTGTCTGTATGAGCGTAGATTTTTCCTGTTCTTCTCATATATGAGTTTACTATATGATAACCATGATTTAATGAAGCGGCAATTGACCCTCCTGTATTAAAAGCAATATCTCCTGCAACATATAAAAAAAGTATATTTGTCATGTAATGTTCATTGTAAATTGGTTTATTTTCACTATCTAATTTTATTCCACAATTTTTTAGAAAATCTATTGGACTAGTTCCTCCAATGGCATATATTATTCTATCAAACAAAGTAAAATATCCATCATCAAAATTAACTTTTATTTTACCTTTTTCATTTTCTAGTGAAGTAATATTTGTATTTAGTCTAAGTCTTAGTTTCTCTTGTCCATTATAGGTTCTTAAAATCTCTTCATTTTCTGGATTTAATCTAGTAAATTGTGCTTTTCTATAAACAAGTGTTACATTGTTGTTTTCATCAGCTAATTCATATGCATACTCAGCAGCACTATTTCCACCGCCTACTACTAGTATTTTTTCTCCTTCACTACAGCCATCAAGGTTAAAATTTACCTTTGCTTTTATAGAAGGGGGAATTTTATATTCTGGTTTATTTGGTTTACCCATTTTACCAATTGCAACTACAACTGCCTTTGATTTGAAATTTTGATTTCCTGTGCTAATTAAAAATTCATCTTCATTTTCATCTTTAATTATTGATTCAACTTCTGTATTAAATAAAGTATCAATCTTATCAAGGTCAAGAAGTTTGTCAAAAAAGTCTAAGGTTGACTCTTTTGTTCCATCCATAAAGGGTATATTTCCTTCTATTTGGACACTTTTACCTTTCCAATCTTTATCAACTCTTTTATTCTCTTTATAGAATTTTCTAATAGTACTTGAATGATTATCAGCTTTATCTATAAGTATGATATTTTGGATACCATGAACTGCAGCTTCAAGTGCTGTAGCAATTCCCCCTGGTCCTCCACCAATAATAGCTATGTCATAATTATCTGTTTTCATAATAAAGCTCCATAAAATAAGTTTTTCTAATAATATAATAGCATGAAATGATAGTAGTATAACATTTGTAAGAATATTTTTGATAAAATCATGTACTTATATTATTTAAATAAATTTTCAAACTAAAGGCAAGAAACAATGAAATATGGTGAAAAAGAGATAGTAGAATTTGATATTAATAAAGAAGAAAATTTTTGGCCAAACAAAAATGATAAAAATTATGTAATAAATATAGAATTACCAGAATTCATGGCAAAATGCCCAAGAAGTGGTTATCCTGATTTTGCAACAATATTTATACATTATACGCCAAATAAAAAAGTTATAGAACTAAAAGCTTTAAAATTATATATAAATTCATTTATGCTTAGAGAAGTTTCCCATGAAAATGGAGCAAATGAGATTTTTGATACCTTAATGGAAAAATTGGAGCCAAAATGGTTAAAAGTAATTGCTGATTTCAAACCTCGTGGAAATGTTCATACGGTTATTGAAATAGACTCAGCTAAACTATAAGTTGTGACCTTGGAAAGATTAGTAACTACAGCACAAGCGGCAGAGATACTTGGTATATCTTTACAAGGCGTTCATTATAGAATAAAAAATAATCAACTAAAGTCAATAAAACAATCTGGGAAAACCTATGTTTATCTTTGGGATGATAATAGTAAAAAAGAGGGTTACTCAACTTCTCTTGAAGAAGTAGCTCAAAGAAAAGAAGAAGAGAATATTTATATCGAAAAAGTTATTGAATCAAAAGATGAACAAATTCTTCTTTTAAGAAAATCTGTAAAATGGCTACGAAGACAGTATCAAGAAGAGATTGAAAGACTAGAAAAAAATCAAGATAAGATTATAAGCGTATTTGACTCTGAGATAAAACTTCTACAAAGTGCTTTTAATGAAATGCGTGCAATTTATAAACCAGAATTAAAACCCTTGAGTCCCAAAAAGAAATTCATATCCCTAGTAGACTTTACATCTTTGATGAAAACTTATAAAAAAACTGATAAAGAGATAAAAATTTTGATTTTAAAAGCTATTAAAAATGCAGATAAAAGGTTTATTTATAATAAACATACAAAAAAAGTTTTGATTTTAGATGAAGATTTTTCGGATTTTAAATAAAAAAAGAAGTGCTAAGCACTCCTCTCCAGATACCTAAACACACCATAAAAGAAGGTGCCTTGCTATGTTCCCATCCTGGGGCGTTGTCTTCAGATATAATTGTAAAGGTCTAAAGAAGAGCATAAAAAGTACCAAATACTCTTTGTGCTTCTCTTTAAGGGCTGTAATCTTACCCTAATAAACTTAAAATTCTTATAAAGTTAAAACTTGACTTTTAATTATAGAAGAGTACAATTCTATCCTTATTTCAAAAAAAGTGATAATTTGACTAAAAATTTTAATCTAATAGGAATATTTTCCTTAATCTTTGCAATGTTTATTTGGGGTAGTTCTTTTGTTGCATTAAAAATAGCGATGCAAGATTTAGGAGAGTTTACAGTTCTATTTTTTAGAATGTTCATAGCCTCTTTATGTTTTGTTTATTTTATAAAAAGATTTTCAAAATATAGTTTTGAAAAAAGTGATATTAAATACATGCTTATGTTATGTATTTTTGAGCCATCATTATATTTTATCTTTGAAATTAAAGCCTTAACTTATACTTCTGTATCTCAAGCTGGAATGATTACTTCATTGATGCCAATTATTACAGCAATGGGAGCTGGTTATTTTCTTAAAGAGCTTGTTTCAAGACAACTTTTGTTTGGTTCTGTAATAGCAATGATTGGGGCTATTTGGTTAAGCGTTCAAGGTAGTGTAACTTTTGGCGCACCAAATCCTATGCTTGGGAACTTCTTAGAACTATGTGCTATGGTTTGTGGAGCAGCTTATACAATACTTGCTAGACATTTAATAGAAAAATATCCTGCACTTTTTATAACTGCAATTCAAGCGTTTGCAGGGGCTATTTTCTTTTTTCCATTTTTTATTTACGAATATATGACACGGGATATAAATTTTACACAGAATTCTGTGTTGTCTTTAATTTATTTAGGTGTTGTGGTGACTTTGGCTGGGTATGGTTTATACAATTATGCCTTGACTAAAATTGAAGCTTCAAAGGCTGCAATGTATATAAATTTAATCCCTATTTTTACAATGATTTTGGCATTTTTTATATTAAAAGAAGAGTTAAGTGTTGAAGAATTGATTGCTAGTGCAACGATTTTAAGTGGAGTTATAATCTCTCAAGTTTCTGTAAAAAGATTTAGAAGAAAAAGAAAAATAGCTTGATTTATTTAACTCTTTTTTTCTCAAGTTTTGTTTCTGCAACCTTCTTTCCTATGGTAAGTGAAGCAGTTCTTGTTTATGATATTTTACAAGGATATAATTTAGCTCTTTTGCTTTTTGTAGCAACTTTAGGTAATAGTTTAGGCTCGTGTGTAAATTATTTTCTTGGGTTAAAAGGTGAAGAGTACTTAGAAAATAAAAAGTACATTCCAAAAAAGAGTATAGATAGGGCAAAAAGCTTTTTTGATAAATATGGAGGCTGGTCCTTACTTTTGTCTTGGATGCCAATAATAGGTGATCCTATTACTTTAATAGCTGGTGTTTTAAAATATAAGTTTAGATATTTTTTTGCTTTAGTTGTAATTGCAAAATTTGTAAGATATGCAGTTTTAGCATATCTTACTTTGTTATATTAGATTATATTTATATTATAAGCTTTAAATTGTGCAAAAATAGTATCGTTTATCTTAATTTCAAGATTTTTATAACTAGAGTTTGTAATTTTTGCATCTATTAAATTCTTTTCTCCACATCGAATACTCAAAAAAGTATTAATTCCATCATCATTAATTTTTTCTATTATCCCTTTTAAAGAGTTTCTAGCACTATTTGAATTTACACTTTTTGTAATTACTATTGAGCTTGTCTCAATTAAAAGTTTTACATATTTTTGAAGAGTTAGTTCTCTTTTTTCTAAAAACTCTGTGCTAACTATTGTTATTAGCTTTTGTTCTGAAGCTAAGGTAATCTCTATTTCACAAGTTTCATTTTTCGATAATATATTTGTTATTTTACCTTCAAGTTTTGAGAAAACTGGTTTTTCATTTTTTAGATTTATTACAAGACCATCAAATAGACTACTCATATTTTTTAAATAAGTTTCATGAAGATTTCTTAATTCATCGTAAGCATTAATAATCTCTTTGGCATAGGTAGTAATTACTGTACCTCCACCACCCACACCACCAGTGATTTTTGTAACTAAAGGTTCTTTTGATAGTTTATTCATAATATCAACACTATCCCAAGCAGCCTTATAACTCATCTTCATTTGTTTTGCAGCTTTTGAGATAGATCCATAGATTTGGATATTTTTTAGAAGTTCAACTCTTCCTTTACCTATAAAGCCTTTTGTATCTTTATTTACCCAAAAATTGCCATCTATATTAAATTTATTTTCCATAAGTGAAATATAACCTAATGAAAAATAATTGTCAACACATTTGAGTAAATTGTATCTTTGAATAAACTAAAAATAATAAAAAATATACAGAATTTAATATTTTAATAGATAAAAAATAGGTAATATAATTATTTAATAAGTCTATTTAAGGTTAATAATGTTTAAAATATTTATAAGTATTTATTTGATAATTTTTTTTACAACAAATATTTTTGCATCATCTACCTATAGTAATATCTCTTTAACATTTAAAGAAAAAGAGTGGATTAAAAATAATCCTAAGGTATCTATTGCTTTATCACGTGATTTTCCCCCATTTTCTTATAAAGAAAATGGAAAGTTAAAAGGTTTAACTATTGATGTAATTAATAAAATTGGGAAATTGACAGGTTTAACTTTTAAAACAGAATCATCTACCTGGACTACTTCTTTAAATAATTTTAAAAGTGGTAGAGTTGAGATAATAAGTGATATTTCTTATACTAAAAAAAGAGAAGCTTTTACTCTTTTTACAAAACCATATTATGAAATTCCTAATTTTATTTTTGGATTAAAAGAGGATAAAAGTTATAAAGATAAAAATAGTTTAATTGGCAAAACTTTAGCAGTAACTAGAGGAATTTTTTATATAGATGAGATAAACAAAGCAGGAATAAATACTTTGGAAGTTGATTCTGTAGTAGATAAGCCTAAGGTAGTTATTGAAGGAAAAGCAGATTATTTTGTTTCTGCTTATACAAAAGGAATAAAGATAATTAAGCAAAATTCTTTAACAAATTTTAAAGTAATAGATGAATTTGATAGAATTAAAAAAGAGGATTTAAGATTTGGAGTTAATCCCAATAACCCTCTTTTGTATTCTATAATAAAAAAAGCTTTAGATAAGATTTCTAGTGAAGAGTTAAATTCAATAGTTAACAAATGGATTACTATTTCGCAGGATAGCTCAAATTATAAAAACATTAATTTTACAGAAGAGGAGAAGGCTTACTTAAGAACTAAACCTATTTTAAAATATAGTGAAATAAACTGGAAACCTTTATCTATTATTGAAAATAATGAGATGCAAGGTATTTTAGGCGATTTTCTTAAAATTGTAAGTATAAGATCAGGGCTTAAGTTCCAATTTGTTCCTTCAAAATCGTGGAAAGATGTTTTAGATAAGTTCAAGGAGGGGAAAATAGATTTAATTCCCGCTGTTACTTCATATAAAGATAAAAATGTAAAAGGTCTTCTTTCTAAAATGTACTCAAAGTTTCCAATGGTAATAATAACTGGTTCAAAGTATTCTTACGTAAATAATTTAAATGACTTAAAAAATAAAGTAATTGCTGTTCCTA
This portion of the Arcobacter nitrofigilis DSM 7299 genome encodes:
- a CDS encoding YqaA family protein — protein: MIYLTLFFSSFVSATFFPMVSEAVLVYDILQGYNLALLLFVATLGNSLGSCVNYFLGLKGEEYLENKKYIPKKSIDRAKSFFDKYGGWSLLLSWMPIIGDPITLIAGVLKYKFRYFFALVVIAKFVRYAVLAYLTLLY
- the queF gene encoding preQ(1) synthase, which produces MKYGEKEIVEFDINKEENFWPNKNDKNYVINIELPEFMAKCPRSGYPDFATIFIHYTPNKKVIELKALKLYINSFMLREVSHENGANEIFDTLMEKLEPKWLKVIADFKPRGNVHTVIEIDSAKL
- a CDS encoding DMT family transporter, with product MTKNFNLIGIFSLIFAMFIWGSSFVALKIAMQDLGEFTVLFFRMFIASLCFVYFIKRFSKYSFEKSDIKYMLMLCIFEPSLYFIFEIKALTYTSVSQAGMITSLMPIITAMGAGYFLKELVSRQLLFGSVIAMIGAIWLSVQGSVTFGAPNPMLGNFLELCAMVCGAAYTILARHLIEKYPALFITAIQAFAGAIFFFPFFIYEYMTRDINFTQNSVLSLIYLGVVVTLAGYGLYNYALTKIEASKAAMYINLIPIFTMILAFFILKEELSVEELIASATILSGVIISQVSVKRFRRKRKIA
- a CDS encoding TOBE domain-containing protein encodes the protein MENKFNIDGNFWVNKDTKGFIGKGRVELLKNIQIYGSISKAAKQMKMSYKAAWDSVDIMNKLSKEPLVTKITGGVGGGGTVITTYAKEIINAYDELRNLHETYLKNMSSLFDGLVINLKNEKPVFSKLEGKITNILSKNETCEIEITLASEQKLITIVSTEFLEKRELTLQKYVKLLIETSSIVITKSVNSNSARNSLKGIIEKINDDGINTFLSIRCGEKNLIDAKITNSSYKNLEIKINDTIFAQFKAYNINII
- a CDS encoding NAD(P)-binding domain-containing protein, whose translation is MKTDNYDIAIIGGGPGGIATALEAAVHGIQNIILIDKADNHSSTIRKFYKENKRVDKDWKGKSVQIEGNIPFMDGTKESTLDFFDKLLDLDKIDTLFNTEVESIIKDENEDEFLISTGNQNFKSKAVVVAIGKMGKPNKPEYKIPPSIKAKVNFNLDGCSEGEKILVVGGGNSAAEYAYELADENNNVTLVYRKAQFTRLNPENEEILRTYNGQEKLRLRLNTNITSLENEKGKIKVNFDDGYFTLFDRIIYAIGGTSPIDFLKNCGIKLDSENKPIYNEHYMTNILFLYVAGDIAFNTGGSIAASLNHGYHIVNSYMRRTGKIYAHTDKVEEFLKNNPEFK
- a CDS encoding DMT family transporter; the encoded protein is MMNIKLVLLVSLTLFFFATSSVLARAALINNSIDPYSFTFFRLFFGALTLVVILFLKEKKLNLTLNKNWHTSFLLFLYAICFSYAYINLDAGLGALILFAMVQLTIIITALIKKESINLKKALGITLAFIGLIYLLYPSEGFEVSLYHSILMMISGVAWGLYTIFGKKSSNATLNTTDNFTKSLLFAIIFFALFVHNVKLSSYGITLAFISGGITSSIGYLLWYYLLPNMKIITSGILQLLIPPLAIFLGVLFLNEKITSTLIISTILILLGILISIYKKDK
- a CDS encoding TAXI family TRAP transporter solute-binding subunit — protein: MKKFILLVFLGSIPTFLFATQFITIGTGGVTGTYYPTGGKICKFVNKAKEKTNIRCSIESTGGSVFNVKAIKSGELDFAIVQSDIVYQASKGIGKFKGEEFPKLRSVLAIYPESFTLVTRKDANINGITDIKGKRINIGNLGSGTEATALALFKTLNIETSDLSYVGNLKSSAMPDALRDNKLDGYFYMVGHPTANIKDASNSTDTIIVPITGAKVDKFVKEHPYFTKTDIPGGIYRGNPNDIPTFGVKAVLVASADMSDKAVYTLVKQIMENFNEFKKAHLALSPITKKSFLVGLSAPLHSGAKKYFKEIGLIK
- a CDS encoding helix-turn-helix domain-containing protein, which codes for MTLERLVTTAQAAEILGISLQGVHYRIKNNQLKSIKQSGKTYVYLWDDNSKKEGYSTSLEEVAQRKEEENIYIEKVIESKDEQILLLRKSVKWLRRQYQEEIERLEKNQDKIISVFDSEIKLLQSAFNEMRAIYKPELKPLSPKKKFISLVDFTSLMKTYKKTDKEIKILILKAIKNADKRFIYNKHTKKVLILDEDFSDFK